A single genomic interval of Anopheles marshallii chromosome 2, idAnoMarsDA_429_01, whole genome shotgun sequence harbors:
- the LOC128706945 gene encoding 39S ribosomal protein L41, mitochondrial, with protein MFHIITRGISTTAALSGKRNFRKFLLYNKRGTRIFKQQRAANPNLYTDIPIDKRGVRDTGVTVDGNFIEIKERIPELIVPNLEGCKFKPYVSYKAPDVVQSEFTSQDLFNSVYAQKIISDWKSGKLNDDGSPMEPSKEESMSAEDAWIKARKTGSDIF; from the coding sequence ATGTTCCATATAATTACGCGAGGTATTTCTACAACGGCGGCTTTGTcaggaaaaagaaattttCGAAAATTCCTGCTATACAACAAGCGAGGAACACgaattttcaaacaacagcGTGCCGCCAACCCAAACCTGTACACGGACATCCCAATCGACAAGCGAGGTGTACGTGATACCGGCGTAACTGTTGATGGGAATTTCATAGAAATAAAGGAAAGGATACCAGAGTTGATTGTTCCCAACCTGGAAGGCTGTAAGTTTAAACCGTACGTATCGTACAAGGCTCCCGATGTAGTGCAATCGGAATTCACAAGCCAAGATCTGTTCAATTCGGTGTATGCCCAAAAAATCATAAGCGATTGGAAGAGTGGAAAACTGAACGACGATGGAAGTCCGATGGAACCGTCCAAGGAGGAATCAATGTCAGCTGAGGACGCGTGGATTAAGGCTAGAAAAACTGGATCGGATATCTTTTGA
- the LOC128706890 gene encoding uncharacterized protein LOC128706890, protein MASGVGVTLILECWRDELSAAQKAAYEKAEKEHNEIRNKLKAIVDETGGKNIFSGQVFTAYQVLGPVPGLDQISKPVTALTRKKPLPVLQSSLAPKMGASPSPDPAVSSRRRGRRSDLPIAEDSESVLDIPSDDDDDYIPLSKRMKQKEKEKPISPRKVSNEKVKTPEVKTKSPKPVGTTTGKVAAISVRPTEFNSIGGLQVGAEKEKKKNLPEPSAVVDLTKDDAGKPSADSREISFSKIQGKTFPSLVVLARPSLRVTDKAVTDRPQLDAKVKNVLVHPAPKFTEWLIQQGLIKSEQTCQIHYDKPLKLGMYSDTSKFPYSGGYFWISDCCPTRFTSVFHGSLFEGSPHPPSVILKLIYHWACQTNVSNVVNWVKVDNVYLKSLYTLLRSVCTLALCRHMKMLGGPKKSIEIGVISLGTTTQDGQQRQVKVEVLGVLDPEAKILRLRAVEPLQDAEKSYKKRFSKILEPLSDWVDKESIILTDLTVDKGTLNNMGYKTVIQVPTSEQTPKNSNANIMDYLRRIVPRMFQNTLSLLSRQIIQQFLNELVWRELYGNSPGSTFDNIVKHLAEEAKIETKESLTTRMHKAAADPFKQWNVVSDIPFAKIPAKRGRKPKDHSIIASPSPRNDVAPAATAAAGASSATKKNILKKVKIEEQTTAASIVITTSSSNRTVQKKREKPEDAMIQLESYYYGCVGGTELKESALPCPDFEVPCPECPELTFRCNVELLDHLLDHTQQLAGSTSALDSGSKCRTCLQHVPQEELEKHKMLFHPLDTKCVFSKGSSCLICEVRFSSVPVLAAHMHKTHLPLEMPYHCAGCDFRSSVLQTTIDHFYAQHKGSNLLQCPICLQMACAYRSGTEGTDTDEPTQSVALIDNVKQFLAHLRKHSDKYVSKRCKKCALSFLSKAQNKLHSIFCHVANAADETVKSVTNATTVMEKPMKKIMPKEQSKPYRVVKAFDQLVLNMKSGYICLECGNDFDQFNHIIGLLQCALCKFQTTCLPSMMNHSQLCNSPGSSTAHKYAASSISQEMHCKCGFSSYDGSALARHLLVCSRSDSVYSSVEAAQANETERSMLDMLGLVRRDEDEDADAAMDTQSSEQDDHQDSQATPSTSQESTLPTVSFDNVENISAMESNVAAIAPNVVNEPAAADIAYDPSQSLYNIAGTGEQQFTTQLSFDDLGPPSVLPVQDNDLTPQLKDDYQSLATPRVPDQADYPDT, encoded by the exons ATGGCGTCTGGAGTTGGGGTAACACTGATCCTAGAATGCTGGCGAGATGAACTGAGTGCGGCACAGAAAGCCGCATACGAAAAGGCGGAAAAAGAGCATAATGAAATTCGAAACAAGCTGAAAGCGATTGTCGATGAAACGGGtgggaaaaacatattttccggCCAAGTGTTCACCGCTTATCAAGTACTGGGTCCAGTACCGGGTTTGGATCAAATTTCCAAACCGGTAACTGCATTAACGCGCAAGAAACCATTGCCCGTACTTCAATCTTCCCTTGCCCCGAAAATGGGTGCTTCGCCGTCACCGGATCCTGCGGTAAGCAGTCGACGGCGGGGTCGAAGATCGGATTTGCCTATCGCCGAAGATTCGGAGTCCGTGTTAGATATACCCTcggatgatgacgacgactaTATTCCTCTCTCCAAGCGTATGaaacagaaggaaaaggaaaaacccaTTTCTCCAAGAAAAGTGAGCAACGAAAAGGTCAAAACGCCGGAAGTTAAGACAAAGTCTCCAAAACCTGTTGGCACAACAACGGGCAAAGTTGCTGCCATCTCTGTACGACCTACCGAGTTCAATTCTATTGGCGGGCTGCAAGTTGGCGccgaaaaggagaaaaagaaaaatctccCGGAACCTTCCGCGGTTGTCGATCTTACTAAAGATGATGCGGGTAAACCGTCGGCGGATTCGAGAGAGATATCATTTAGTAAGATTCAgggcaaaactttcccttcGCTCGTAGTACTCGCAAGACCATCGCTTCGAGTAACCGATAAAGCTGTAACCGATCGACCGCAGCTCGATGCGAAAGTGAAAAACGTATTGGTACATCCAGCGCCAAAGTTCACCGAATGGCTCATACAACAAGGATTGATCAAATCGGAACAGACGTGCCAAATCCACTACGATAAGCCGCTCAAACTGGGCATGTACTCGGATACTTCGAAATTCCCGTACTCGGGTGGCTACTTCTGGATAAGCGATTGCTGTCCGACCCGATTCACGTCCGTGTTTCATGGCTCGCTGTTCGAAGGCTCACCACATCCGCCTTCGGTGATTTTGAAGCTCATCTACCACTGGGCCTGTCAAACGAATGTTTCAAATGTGGTGAACTGGGTGAAGGTGGACAACGTTTACCTGAAAAGCCTCTACACATTGTTACGATCAGTTTGCACGCTGGCATTATGCCGCCACATGAAGATGCTTGGAGGTCCCAAAAAATCCATCGAAATAGGAGTGATTTCGCTGGGAACGACAACTCAG GACGGACAGCAGCGCCAGGTAAAGGTGGAGGTGTTGGGCGTTCTCGATCCGGAAGCGAAAATTCTTCGACTTCGTGCCGTGGAACCGTTGCAGGACGCCGAAAAAAGCTACAAGAAAAGGTTTTCCAAAATTTTGGAACCACTCAGCGATTGGGTCGATAAGGAGAGCATCATTCTGACCGATCTTACGGTCGACAAAGGAACACTGAACAACATGGGCTACAAAACCGTGATACAGGTTCCGACGTCTGAGCAGACACCGAAAAATAGCAATGCAAACATAATGGATTACCTGCGCCGCATCGTTCCACGCATGTTCCAAAACACGCTCTCCCTGTTGTCGCGTCAAATCATTCAACAGTTCCTGAACGAGTTGGTTTGGCGTGAGCTATACGGAAATAGTCCCGGCAGTACGTTCGATAACATCGTGAAACATTTAGCCGAGGAAGCAAAGATTGAAACGAAGGAAAGTTTAACCACTCGCATGCATAAG GCCGCCGCCGACCCCTTCAAGCAGTGGAATGTCGTGTCCGATATACCATTCGCAAAAATTCCCGCAAAGCGTGGGCGCAAACCTAAGGATCACT CTATCATCGCATCTCCGTCCCCTCGGAACGATGTTGCCCCGgcggcaacagcagcggcTGGCGCGAGttcagcaacgaaaaaaaatatcctcaaaaaggtgaaaattgaGGAACAAACGACGGCGGCGTCGATCGTAATAACAACCTCTTCCTCGAACAGAACGGTCcagaagaagagagaaaaaccTGAAGATGCTATGATACAGCTGGAATCGTACTATTACGGATGTGTCGGTGGCACTGAGCTGAAAGAGTCCGCCTTACCCTGTCCCGATTTTGAAGTCCCGTGTCCGGAATGTCCAGAATTGACGTTCCGCTGCAATGTGGAGCTTCTTGATCATTTGTTGGACCACACACAACAACTTGCCGGTTCTACAAGCGCATTAGATAGTGGATCTAAGTGTCGAACCTGCCTGCAGCATGTGCCCCAAGAAGAGCTGGAGAAGCACAAGATGCTATTTCATCCGCTCGATACGAAATGCGTGTTTTCAAAAGGAAGCAGCTGTTTGATCTGTGAG GTACGTTTCAGTAGCGTACCGGTGCTGGCAGCGCACATGCATAAAACCCACCTGCCGCTGGAAATGCCGTACCATTGTGCTGGGTGTGATTTTCGCAGCTCCGTCTTGCAGACAACTATTGACCACTTCTATGCGCAGCATAAGGGAAGTAACCTGTTGCAGTGCCCAATCTGTCTGCAGATGGCTTGCGCTTATCGTAGTGGCACCGAAGGCACCGACACGGACGAACCGACTCAGTCCGTAGCTTTGATAGACAATGTAAAACAGTTCTTGGCCCATTTGCGCAAGCATAGCGATAAATATGTCTCGAAACGGTGCAAAAAATGTGCGCTCAGCTTCCTCTCGAaggcacaaaacaaactgcaTAGTATCTTTTGCCACGTTGCCAACGCTGCTGACGAAACAGTTAAAAGCGTTACAAACGCTACGACGGTCATGGAAAAACCGATG aaaaaaataatgccaaAGGAGCAATCAAAACCGTATCGTGTTGTAAAGGCATTTGATCAGCTGGTGCTAAATATGAAGAGCGGCTACATTTGTCTCGAGTGTGGCAATGATTTCGATCAGTTCAATCACATAAT CGGACTTTTGCAATGCGCACTGTGCAAATTTCAAACCACCTGTCTTCCGTCGATGATGAACCATTCGCAATTGTGCAATTCACCCGGTTCCTCCACAGCACACAAATATGCGGCCTCTTCAATAAGTCAGGAGATGCATTGCAAGTGTGGCTTTTCTTCGTACGATGGTTCGGCATTAGCACGGCATTTACTCGTATGTAGCCGTAGTGATTCCGTATACAGTTCCGTCGAGGCAGCCCAAGCGAACGAAACCGAGCGAAGCATGCTGGATATGCTAGGACTTGTTCGTCGGGATGAAGACGAAGATGCTGATGCAGCAATGGATACGCAATCGTCGGAACAAGATGATCACCAAGACAGCCAAGCAACGCCTTCAACATCCCAGGAATCCACGTTGCCCACAGTCTCTTTCGATAACGTGGAAAACATAAGTGCGATGGAATCAAACGTTGCGGCAATTGCTCCAAATGTTGTCAACGAACCCGCTGCGGCCGATATTGCGTACGACCCTTCGCAGTCGCTCTACAATATCGCCGGTACAGGTGAACAACAATTTACCACCCAGCTGAGCTTTGACGATTTGGGACCACCATCGGTCTTGCCGGTACAAGACAATGATCTTACGCCGCAGCTTAAGGACGATTACCAATCGCTGGCTACACCGCGTGTACCAGATCAAGCAGATTATCCAGATACGTAG